The following are from one region of the Quercus robur chromosome 1, dhQueRobu3.1, whole genome shotgun sequence genome:
- the LOC126703980 gene encoding protein FAR1-RELATED SEQUENCE 5-like, producing MMPSQRKVVATHAIEIDLAHELGLRLKQSYEFLSKQVGGYDNLGFTKQDHKNYLRTKRQRDMEHGAVANLGRYFSRQLKENPLYYFATQLDCEELITNIFWADARMIIDYSHFDDVITFDTTYSTNRDASPLGVFLGLNHHRKTVVFGGALLYDESIESFVWLFETFLEAMSEKKPITIFTDQDAAMSAAIKVVMPKTYQALCSWHMWQNAEKHLGHLCKNDSQFNVDFLACIYEYDGEDEFLTAWNEMLDKYDVHENKWLIDLFKLKEKRAQAYVKRTFTAGMKTTQLSESFNANLKDCLHTDLNIVEFFTHFEIVVNQKRDKELEAGYNSRQKFPRLKLKSSPMLNQVAIVYTPKLFDLFQIEVEEEIYAHDVMAQNKTEDISSGNITSFTQLLMSASTSSASHQGGSSASVALASHLESISSVVGSNDKINGAGGLLTQGSVASGGPLTQESFTSGWNEMVHKVKPFF from the exons ATGATGCCATCACAACGGAAAGTGGTTGCAACTCATGCTATTGAAATTGATTTGGCACATGAATTGGGATTAAGATTAAAGCAATCTTATGAGTTTCTTAGTAAGCAAGTTGGTGGATATGATAATCTTGGTTTTACCAAGCAAGATCATAAAAACTACTTACGCACTAAGCGACAGAGAGACATGGAGCATGGGGCAGTTGCTAACTTGGGAAGATATTTTAGTCGTCAACTTAAGGAAAATCCTTTATATTATTTCGCTACTCAATTGGACTGTGAAGAGTTGATTACTAATATCTTTTGGGCTGATGCAAGAATGATCATTGACTATAGCCACTTCGATGATGTAATAACGTTTGATACAACGTATAGTACAAATAGAGATGCAAGCCCACTTGGAGTATTTTTGGGTCTCAATCACCATAGAAAAACTGTTGTATTTGGAGGTGCACTGTTAtatgatgaatcaattgaatCTTTTGTATGGTTATTTGAGACCTTCTTAGAAGCAATGTCTGAAAAGAAGCCAATCACTATTTTCACAGATCAAGATGCAGCAATGTCAGCTGCAATAAAAGTAGTCATGCCTAAGACATATCAAGCATTGTGTAGTTGGCATATGTGGCAGAATGCTGAGAAACACTTAGGTCATTTATGCAAAAATGATTCTCAATTTAACGTTGATTTCTTAGCATGTATCTATGAGTATGACGGTGAAGATGAGTTTCTTACAGCTTGGAATGAAATGCTAGATAAATACGATGTTCATGAAAATAAATGGCTAATTGATCTAtttaaattgaaggaaaaacGAGCCCAAGCATATGTTAAGAGAACTTTCACTGCAGGAATGAAGACAACCCAGCTTAGTGAGAGTTTCAATGCTAACTTGAAGGATTGCTTGCATACTGATCTCAATATAGTAGAGTTTTTCACTCATTTTGAAATAGTTGTCAATCAAAAGCGGGATAAGGAGTTAGAAGCAGGATACAACTCTAGACAGAAATTTCCAAGATTGAAGCTTAAAAGCTCTCCTATGCTTAACCAAGTAGCAATAGTGTACACGCCTAagttgtttgatttatttcagaTAGAAGTTGAAGAG GAAATATATGCACATGACGTCATGGCACAAAACAAAACTGAGGATATCTCTTCTGGAAATATTACTAGTTTTACACAACTTTTAATG TCGGCTTCTACAAGTTCTGCATCACATCAAGGAGGCTCATCAGCAAGTGTTGCATTAGCATCACATTTAGAGAGTATATCAAGTGTTGTAGGCTCCAACGACAAAATTAATGGTGCAGGAGGTCTCTTGACTCAAGGAAGTGTTGCAAGTGGAGGTCCCTTGACTCAAGAAAGTTTTACAAGTGGATGGAATGAGATGGTTCATAAAGTCAAGCCATTTTTCTAG